The following coding sequences are from one Virgibacillus necropolis window:
- the ylbD gene encoding spore coat protein YlbD, which yields MSERGINSSILEFRDFINTHPQLVKKVRKSGESWQPYYEKWVLLGESDPYWDKYKEGSKKNSNESNVMEKLRKWTEDVDMDQIQDKVKQWDQTISIFQGMLTQFKEDKQENGSKPNFNDNNYRD from the coding sequence ATGAGTGAAAGAGGGATAAATTCATCTATTTTGGAGTTTCGCGATTTTATCAATACACATCCACAGCTCGTTAAGAAAGTAAGGAAAAGTGGAGAATCCTGGCAGCCTTATTATGAAAAATGGGTCTTGCTTGGGGAATCAGACCCTTACTGGGATAAGTATAAAGAAGGTAGTAAGAAGAACAGTAACGAATCGAATGTTATGGAAAAGCTTCGTAAATGGACAGAAGACGTGGATATGGATCAAATACAAGATAAAGTTAAGCAGTGGGATCAAACAATTTCAATTTTCCAGGGCATGCTTACTCAGTTTAAGGAAGATAAACAGGAAAATGGTTCTAAACCGAATTTTAATGACAATAACTATAGGGATTGA
- a CDS encoding CAP domain-containing protein has product MRLIRSIIILALLLVGGYYLLDMNNVTPKEAVLDIGEKLKNKTSLLQTKIVPEREEPTIEIELDGELFQWIGKNTEQLTESLGEPIRKDPSAYGYDWWVYTDQTKQYIQFGVLADKVVTVYATGKNLSTEPVHVGQTYQEVNKQFSFKNEVTMSEGVSSYTFKLNEKEMEMRPLIKLADNVFLQCYFDTFTSELSAIRVLTGDVLLKHLPYAIEYRGKLPKKPNLTDEQWDKVENGMEQQIFSITNVIRNQHGKSKLEWGDSVSDVAFLHSKDMAVNNYFSHYGLNGDGLKERLAAKEVFYVAAGENIAAQYPDAPAAMQGWLNSKGHREALLEKDYTHLGVGVYHFYYTQNFLKKPM; this is encoded by the coding sequence ATGCGATTAATTCGATCTATAATTATACTCGCGCTACTACTAGTTGGTGGTTACTATCTATTGGATATGAATAATGTAACGCCAAAAGAAGCTGTATTAGATATCGGTGAAAAACTAAAAAACAAAACTAGCTTACTTCAAACAAAGATAGTACCAGAAAGAGAAGAACCTACTATTGAAATTGAACTGGACGGAGAGCTTTTTCAATGGATAGGTAAAAATACGGAACAACTAACTGAAAGCCTAGGTGAACCAATTCGTAAAGATCCAAGTGCGTATGGTTATGATTGGTGGGTATACACGGATCAAACCAAACAATATATTCAATTTGGTGTATTAGCTGACAAAGTAGTGACCGTTTATGCAACTGGTAAGAACTTGTCAACTGAACCAGTGCATGTAGGACAAACCTATCAGGAGGTTAACAAACAATTTTCATTTAAAAACGAGGTAACTATGTCAGAAGGCGTCTCCTCTTATACATTTAAATTAAATGAAAAAGAAATGGAAATGCGGCCTTTAATAAAATTAGCTGACAACGTATTTTTGCAATGTTATTTTGATACATTCACATCAGAGCTTTCAGCTATTCGCGTATTAACTGGTGATGTATTATTAAAACACCTTCCTTATGCAATAGAATATCGGGGCAAATTACCTAAAAAGCCTAATTTAACAGATGAACAATGGGATAAAGTAGAAAACGGGATGGAACAACAAATATTTTCTATAACAAATGTTATTCGAAATCAACATGGAAAATCTAAGCTAGAGTGGGGCGACTCAGTTAGTGACGTCGCTTTTCTTCATAGCAAAGATATGGCTGTTAATAATTATTTTTCTCATTATGGTTTAAATGGTGATGGCCTTAAAGAACGTTTAGCAGCCAAGGAAGTGTTTTATGTTGCAGCAGGTGAAAATATAGCAGCTCAATACCCAGACGCTCCAGCAGCGATGCAGGGGTGGTTAAATAGCAAAGGACATCGCGAGGCTCTATTAGAAAAAGATTACACGCATTTAGGTGTAGGTGTATACCACTTTTATTACACACAGAATTTCTTGAAAAAGCCTATGTAA
- a CDS encoding YugN family protein translates to MKLEVNGIEDSVLNLKPLDHFMGEHAFIRAGQWDYDRVTYDYKIGSKEKNITYYIRIPGYAVEGDVDRGNAVIKLMAPLLGKHYYPHGVEYGENENFPQSLVERATGIVEKLKVDIKNYKQ, encoded by the coding sequence ATGAAATTAGAAGTTAATGGTATTGAAGATTCAGTTTTAAATTTAAAACCACTTGATCATTTTATGGGCGAACATGCATTTATTCGTGCAGGACAATGGGATTATGACCGTGTTACCTACGACTATAAAATTGGTTCAAAAGAAAAAAATATTACATACTATATTCGTATTCCAGGTTATGCTGTTGAAGGCGATGTTGATCGTGGAAATGCAGTAATAAAATTAATGGCTCCTTTATTAGGCAAACACTACTATCCGCACGGTGTAGAATATGGAGAAAACGAAAACTTTCCACAAAGCTTAGTAGAAAGGGCTACGGGAATAGTTGAAAAACTAAAAGTAGACATTAAAAATTATAAACAATAA
- the ytvI gene encoding sporulation integral membrane protein YtvI produces MFRSITKRQWSLIFIAILFILALYFILPISVPLLVAFITALVLNPAVRLTQSHLKLTRKAAVIITFMLFLVLIGIAGTFIVTKAATQVVNFVEDVPEHFNHLNEVYAEWENDFQNYSKNLPPEFVSQISKSLEENLISLSDTAKEKITIDKIAEVFAKVPQYLISFLVYLIALFLFMLELPILKANFYNLMTEETADKVSFMNKRLSSVTLGFLKAQFLVSIIIFLASLIGLFIITPEVALIMSLIIWVIDFIPLIGSIVILAPWSLFMFLSGDTSTGLKLAILAIILLAIRRTVEPKVMGKHIDLSPLATLIAMFLGIQLLGLIGFIVGPLVVITFNSAKEAGIIKWNLKI; encoded by the coding sequence TTGTTTCGATCTATCACTAAACGCCAATGGTCACTTATATTTATAGCAATACTTTTTATATTAGCTCTTTATTTTATCTTGCCAATATCTGTTCCTCTTTTAGTTGCATTCATTACAGCATTAGTGCTAAATCCAGCTGTGCGTCTGACACAATCGCATTTGAAGCTTACACGTAAAGCTGCCGTTATTATTACTTTTATGTTATTTTTGGTTTTAATTGGAATTGCAGGAACATTTATAGTAACAAAAGCTGCTACACAAGTTGTTAACTTTGTAGAAGATGTGCCTGAACATTTTAATCACTTAAATGAAGTGTATGCCGAGTGGGAAAATGATTTTCAGAATTACTCCAAGAACTTGCCACCAGAATTTGTATCTCAGATATCAAAGAGCTTAGAAGAAAACTTAATCTCATTAAGTGATACAGCAAAGGAAAAAATTACAATTGATAAAATAGCAGAAGTCTTTGCAAAAGTACCCCAATACTTAATTAGTTTTCTTGTCTATTTGATTGCTTTATTTCTATTTATGCTTGAATTACCAATTTTAAAAGCAAATTTTTACAATCTAATGACAGAGGAGACCGCCGATAAAGTTTCCTTTATGAATAAACGATTATCAAGCGTCACGTTGGGTTTTCTAAAAGCACAATTTCTTGTTAGTATCATAATATTTTTAGCTTCACTAATTGGCTTATTTATTATTACACCAGAGGTAGCTCTAATTATGTCTTTAATCATATGGGTTATTGATTTTATCCCCTTAATTGGGTCAATCGTTATCTTAGCTCCTTGGTCATTATTTATGTTTCTATCCGGTGATACTTCAACGGGGTTAAAACTTGCAATATTAGCCATTATTTTACTTGCCATAAGAAGAACTGTCGAACCAAAAGTAATGGGTAAACATATAGATTTATCTCCCCTTGCTACTCTAATTGCTATGTTTTTGGGTATACAGCTTCTAGGCCTAATAGGTTTTATTGTTGGTCCTTTAGTAGTTATTACATTTAATTCAGCAAAAGAAGCTGGAATTATAAAGTGGAACTTGAAGATATAA